The Lysinibacillus pakistanensis genome includes a window with the following:
- a CDS encoding diaminopimelate dehydrogenase, translating into MSAIRVGIVGYGNLGRGVEYAISQNPDMELVAVFTRRDPSTVNVASNAKVYVVDDAEKFQNDIDVMILCGGSATDLPEQGPHFAQWFNTIDSFDTHAKIPEFFEAVDAAAQKSGKVSVISVGWDPGLFSLNRVLGEAVLPVGTTYTFWGDGLSQGHSDAVRRIEGVKNAVQYTLPIKDAVERVRNGENPELTTREKHARECWVVLEEGADAAKIEQEIVTMPNYFDEYNTTVNFISEEEFKANHTGMPHGGFVIRSGESGANDKQILEFSLKLESNPNFTSSVLVAYARAAYRLSQAGDKGAKTVFDIPFGLLSPKSAAELRKELL; encoded by the coding sequence ATGAGTGCAATTCGAGTAGGTATTGTAGGATATGGAAATTTAGGACGCGGGGTAGAATACGCTATTTCACAAAATCCAGATATGGAATTAGTAGCAGTATTCACACGTCGTGACCCTTCAACAGTAAACGTTGCAAGTAATGCCAAAGTGTATGTAGTGGATGATGCTGAAAAATTCCAAAATGACATTGATGTAATGATTTTATGTGGAGGCTCTGCAACAGATTTACCAGAGCAAGGTCCACACTTTGCACAATGGTTTAATACAATTGATAGCTTTGATACACATGCGAAAATTCCTGAGTTTTTTGAAGCGGTGGATGCGGCAGCCCAAAAATCTGGTAAAGTTTCAGTCATTTCAGTTGGTTGGGATCCAGGTTTATTCTCATTAAATCGTGTACTTGGTGAGGCTGTACTTCCAGTAGGTACAACATATACATTTTGGGGAGATGGCTTAAGCCAAGGGCATTCAGATGCTGTACGTCGTATCGAAGGTGTAAAAAATGCTGTACAATATACATTACCAATTAAAGATGCTGTAGAGCGCGTTCGTAACGGTGAAAATCCTGAGTTGACAACACGTGAAAAACATGCCCGTGAATGCTGGGTTGTCCTTGAGGAAGGTGCAGATGCAGCAAAAATTGAACAAGAAATTGTGACTATGCCAAACTATTTCGACGAATATAATACAACTGTAAATTTCATTTCTGAAGAAGAATTTAAAGCAAACCATACTGGTATGCCACACGGTGGTTTTGTAATCCGCAGTGGTGAAAGTGGCGCAAATGATAAACAAATTCTTGAATTCTCATTAAAATTGGAAAGTAATCCAAACTTCACATCAAGTGTTCTAGTAGCCTACGCGCGTGCAGCCTACCGTTTAAGCCAAGCTGGGGACAAAGGTGCGAAAACAGTATTCGACATTCCATTCGGGCTGTTATCACCTAAATCAGCTGCTGAATTACGAAAAGAGCTATTATAA
- a CDS encoding SDR family NAD(P)-dependent oxidoreductase, with translation MKSLVQKTVETFGGLHHAFNNAGVLNKPAKFVDIEEDAFEKVMAVDVKGVFFAVKHELEYMIANGGGTIVNTASVAGLIADPNMAPYVTAKHAVTGLTKAAAIDHAQNGLRVNAVAPGLTETPMTQMWKDNPAVWEEVVSNVPMHRSAKPEEIAEVVVFLSSDAASFCNGYIYAVDGGQVAH, from the coding sequence TTGAAATCACTTGTCCAAAAAACCGTAGAAACATTTGGTGGGTTACATCATGCTTTCAACAATGCAGGGGTTTTAAATAAACCAGCAAAATTTGTTGATATTGAAGAAGATGCATTTGAAAAAGTGATGGCAGTTGACGTAAAAGGCGTATTCTTCGCTGTGAAACATGAACTTGAATACATGATTGCTAATGGTGGTGGTACAATTGTAAACACAGCATCAGTTGCTGGTTTAATTGCTGATCCAAATATGGCTCCATACGTTACAGCAAAACATGCAGTCACTGGTTTAACAAAAGCAGCCGCAATTGACCATGCTCAAAATGGTCTCCGAGTAAACGCTGTGGCACCTGGTTTAACAGAAACACCTATGACTCAAATGTGGAAAGACAATCCAGCAGTATGGGAAGAAGTTGTTTCTAACGTTCCTATGCATCGCTCTGCGAAACCAGAAGAAATCGCTGAAGTAGTAGTATTCCTTTCTTCAGACGCTGCAAGCTTCTGTAATGGTTATATTTATGCTGTAGATGGCGGTCAAGTTGCCCACTAG
- the yeiL gene encoding transcriptional regulator YeiL, with protein MHILTAKKRLHYLEEYPIHDFFSFDIYPYLEVCQFDKGEWIFKEGSFPDTLYYMVEGKAKLYMTHKNGKVSLIEYLEAPRFMGEIELLNEARYTKGIQTVTETICFSITQACKEKLLADALFLRRLCVFLGEKATNMTAKYTQNLAYPFENRLAAFIQLSADQGIYKERHTEISEYLGVSYRHLLYVLAQFCDEKILEKKKNGYYIIDEERLQRLAQEIQ; from the coding sequence ATGCATATACTGACAGCTAAAAAACGCTTACATTATCTAGAAGAATACCCGATTCATGATTTCTTTTCATTTGATATTTACCCTTATCTTGAAGTATGTCAATTTGACAAAGGGGAATGGATTTTTAAAGAAGGATCCTTTCCAGATACGCTTTATTACATGGTGGAGGGGAAAGCAAAGCTATATATGACCCATAAAAATGGTAAGGTTTCTCTTATTGAATATTTAGAGGCTCCACGTTTTATGGGGGAAATCGAGCTGCTAAATGAAGCAAGATATACGAAAGGAATTCAAACTGTAACAGAAACCATTTGCTTTTCTATTACACAGGCATGTAAAGAAAAACTCCTGGCTGATGCCCTCTTTTTACGAAGACTCTGCGTGTTTTTAGGAGAGAAGGCGACAAACATGACAGCTAAATATACACAAAATTTGGCGTATCCATTCGAAAATCGTTTAGCTGCCTTTATTCAGTTATCCGCAGATCAAGGTATTTATAAAGAAAGGCATACAGAAATCAGTGAATATTTGGGGGTTTCCTATCGTCACCTATTATATGTCTTGGCACAATTTTGTGATGAAAAGATTTTGGAAAAGAAAAAGAATGGTTATTACATTATTGATGAAGAGCGTCTTCAACGATTAGCCCAAGAAATTCAGTAA
- a CDS encoding PLP-dependent aminotransferase family protein codes for MSWRPTKQGEMTLQQQIIQWITGHIERGDWVAGTKLPTQRQLAMQFGVNRSTVQQALEELKSAGILEAKVGSGIYIADNSWHSLITQTQPNWQKYIDTSLHKPNYHTIQLINEYEQRNDVIRLGTGEPAPSLLPTADIEASLKELSLHPKALGYSSPQGNDRLRAAICEYVKKRGIHVKPQNICIVSGALQALQLIAVGLLEQGAIVFQDQTSYLNSVHPFQSVGMQMMAIHRGEQLAQTLAQQKRKRQAVYYAVPTLNNPTGEVWTTHEKRQLYEACKASRIPIIEDDVYHELLFEAATPPLKSMDDSGQVLYIGSVSKTLSPGLRIGWLIGPTTVIERLADIKMQTDYGSSAISQEIVLHWLQSGKYEKHIEDLRQKLQRRAHYVENILKEKFNHLANWNKPKGGFYIWLKFHEPIVDKELFTKLLHRQVLINPGYIYDPQDAHHIRLSYAYGTYEELQSGLEKLYECVEEAVQKMKK; via the coding sequence ATGAGTTGGCGGCCTACTAAACAGGGTGAAATGACATTACAGCAGCAAATTATCCAGTGGATTACAGGACATATTGAGCGAGGAGATTGGGTGGCTGGAACAAAGCTACCAACACAAAGACAGCTTGCGATGCAGTTTGGAGTCAATCGTAGTACCGTTCAGCAGGCGTTAGAGGAGTTAAAGTCAGCTGGCATACTAGAGGCAAAGGTTGGCTCAGGTATTTATATAGCTGATAATTCCTGGCATTCTTTAATTACACAAACACAACCAAATTGGCAAAAGTATATAGACACCAGTCTTCATAAGCCCAATTATCACACCATTCAATTAATCAATGAATATGAGCAGCGCAATGATGTCATTCGCTTGGGAACTGGAGAGCCTGCACCGAGTCTACTGCCAACAGCTGATATTGAAGCATCACTGAAGGAGCTTTCTTTGCACCCGAAAGCGTTAGGTTATTCATCACCTCAAGGTAATGACAGGCTACGAGCTGCAATTTGTGAATATGTGAAAAAAAGAGGCATCCATGTGAAGCCTCAAAATATTTGTATTGTTTCAGGCGCACTTCAGGCATTGCAGCTGATTGCTGTTGGATTGCTTGAGCAGGGTGCTATTGTGTTCCAGGACCAAACATCTTATTTAAATTCAGTGCATCCCTTTCAGTCAGTGGGTATGCAAATGATGGCTATCCATCGAGGTGAACAGCTTGCCCAAACATTGGCTCAACAAAAAAGAAAAAGACAAGCAGTCTATTATGCTGTTCCTACGCTAAACAATCCAACTGGTGAGGTATGGACAACGCACGAAAAAAGGCAACTTTATGAAGCATGTAAAGCGTCTCGCATTCCTATTATTGAAGATGACGTTTATCATGAATTGCTCTTTGAAGCGGCAACACCTCCACTAAAATCAATGGATGATAGCGGCCAAGTCCTTTATATTGGAAGCGTCTCGAAAACATTAAGCCCTGGACTTCGTATAGGCTGGCTAATTGGTCCTACGACAGTGATTGAACGGTTAGCAGATATAAAGATGCAAACAGATTACGGTTCAAGTGCCATCTCGCAGGAAATTGTCTTACATTGGTTACAATCCGGTAAATATGAAAAGCATATTGAAGACTTACGCCAAAAATTACAGCGAAGGGCACATTATGTAGAGAATATTTTAAAAGAAAAATTCAATCATTTGGCTAACTGGAACAAGCCAAAGGGTGGCTTTTATATTTGGCTAAAGTTTCATGAGCCCATTGTTGATAAAGAGTTATTTACCAAGCTATTACATCGACAAGTCCTTATCAATCCTGGCTATATTTATGATCCACAGGATGCCCATCATATCCGATTATCCTATGCCTATGGAACCTATGAAGAATTACAGAGTGGCTTGGAAAAGTTGTATGAATGTGTAGAGGAAGCGGTTCAAAAAATGAAAAAATAA
- a CDS encoding GNAT family N-acetyltransferase, which yields MNNEIKNQTIFKNLLIETERLIIRPYQLEDTTDLFNIISEPNFYDYIPETPPSLKEVGEIIQWSMDCNNKNTLEKIYKLNLGIILKESNCFIGFCGLGPYDLDSTKIEIYYGLNKDFRGRGLTTEAAKALLDYGFSTLRLDEIVTTVFPQNTPSVRILEKIGMTKQYSITNPPKEHLDFKGMDYYTISK from the coding sequence ATGAATAACGAAATTAAAAATCAGACTATTTTCAAGAATTTGTTAATCGAAACCGAAAGACTCATTATTAGACCTTATCAATTGGAAGACACTACTGATTTGTTTAATATAATATCGGAGCCAAATTTTTACGATTATATCCCTGAAACCCCTCCTTCCCTAAAAGAAGTCGGGGAAATAATACAATGGTCTATGGATTGCAATAATAAAAATACCCTAGAGAAAATTTATAAATTAAATCTTGGTATTATTTTAAAAGAATCAAATTGCTTTATTGGTTTTTGTGGTCTTGGTCCCTATGATTTAGATTCTACAAAAATTGAAATCTATTATGGTCTCAATAAAGATTTTAGAGGAAGAGGGCTTACTACTGAAGCGGCAAAAGCCTTATTAGATTATGGTTTTTCTACCTTAAGATTAGATGAAATAGTGACGACGGTATTTCCCCAAAATACCCCTTCGGTAAGGATTTTAGAGAAAATTGGAATGACTAAACAATATTCCATAACAAATCCGCCTAAAGAACATCTAGATTTTAAAGGAATGGATTATTATACAATCTCGAAATAG
- a CDS encoding LysE/ArgO family amino acid transporter, whose protein sequence is MEAFFHGMILAFGLILPLGVQNVFVFSQGATQPHLVRALPASITAAICDTLLILLAVFGLSIIVLQFAWLRLALMTVGILFLLYMGYTIWRSSPATANNNEALPVKKQILFALSVSLLNPHAILDTIGVIGTSALKYSGTDQILFTAACVVISWLWFFGLTIAGASFKKLDSSGKLMNIFNKCSAIFIWATALYLINGLL, encoded by the coding sequence TTGGAAGCATTTTTTCATGGAATGATTTTAGCTTTTGGACTTATTTTGCCATTAGGCGTACAAAATGTCTTTGTCTTTTCACAGGGTGCAACACAACCACATCTAGTTCGAGCCTTACCTGCGAGCATCACAGCTGCCATATGTGATACGCTTCTGATTCTCCTTGCAGTATTCGGTTTGTCTATCATCGTATTGCAGTTTGCCTGGCTACGTCTTGCCTTAATGACGGTTGGTATCCTTTTCTTACTTTATATGGGCTACACCATATGGCGGTCCAGCCCAGCAACAGCTAATAATAACGAAGCACTTCCTGTAAAAAAACAAATTTTATTCGCGCTCTCTGTCTCGCTTTTAAATCCACATGCCATTTTAGACACAATCGGTGTGATTGGAACAAGTGCTTTAAAATATAGTGGCACGGATCAAATATTGTTCACCGCTGCATGTGTAGTAATCTCTTGGCTATGGTTTTTCGGTCTTACCATCGCCGGAGCCTCTTTCAAAAAACTAGATAGCTCTGGAAAACTAATGAACATTTTTAATAAATGTTCTGCTATCTTTATTTGGGCTACTGCTCTTTATCTTATTAATGGCTTATTGTAA
- a CDS encoding sigma-70 family RNA polymerase sigma factor, translating into MNDFIQRLQRHDEKALKYVVEHYLGFVKAITLKILEKPSDYMLVEECVNDVFLLIWQKSNYFIGEEADFKRWIGMITKYKAIDLYRKQQKQLATLPMENIPPLIAPDNIEQQLDKLYAKEQLLLEIMHLPDLDRELFLMRYYLEYTNNEIAEILHISKSAVENRLYRGKKKLAKNPKLQECWT; encoded by the coding sequence ATGAATGATTTTATCCAGCGTCTTCAAAGGCATGATGAAAAAGCATTGAAATATGTCGTTGAACACTATTTGGGATTTGTAAAGGCAATTACACTAAAAATTTTAGAAAAACCATCTGATTATATGCTGGTTGAGGAATGTGTTAATGATGTATTCCTACTTATTTGGCAAAAAAGTAATTATTTTATTGGGGAGGAAGCGGATTTTAAAAGGTGGATAGGGATGATTACTAAATATAAAGCAATTGATCTTTACAGAAAACAGCAAAAGCAACTAGCGACACTACCAATGGAAAATATTCCTCCTCTTATCGCACCAGATAATATTGAACAACAGCTTGATAAATTGTATGCGAAAGAGCAATTACTTCTTGAAATCATGCATCTGCCTGATTTAGATAGAGAACTATTTTTAATGAGGTATTATCTTGAATATACAAATAACGAGATAGCAGAAATTCTACATATTTCAAAATCTGCTGTGGAAAATCGCTTATATAGAGGAAAGAAAAAGCTTGCTAAAAATCCTAAATTACAGGAGTGTTGGACATGA
- a CDS encoding oxalate decarboxylase family bicupin: protein MPEGYFYVPQPIRKDGAGGVDKGPRDIMRDLENPDMLVPPKTDAGLIPNLRFSFSDTHMTLNKGGWSREITVRDLPIAKTLAGVNMSLTPGGVRELHWHQQAEWSYMLLGHARITAVDQDGRNFIADVGPGDLWYFPPGIPHSIQGLEDGCEFLLVFDDGNFSDLNTFSISDWFAHTPKEVLSANFGVPISAFKHIPNEQVYIYQDKVPGPIDTQKVKSPYGEVPQSFKHRLLAQTPIQTPGGSVRIVDSSNFPISQNIAAALVEIEPGGMRELHWHPNNDEWQYYLQGKGRMTVFAANGAARTFDYRAGDVGYVPFANGHYIENTGTETLWFLEMFKSNRFQDVSLNQWMALTPSELVQSNLQVGPELLKVLRKEKWPVVKYPGFSYYPR, encoded by the coding sequence ATGCCAGAGGGCTATTTTTATGTTCCACAGCCTATTCGAAAGGATGGAGCTGGAGGGGTGGATAAAGGGCCAAGAGACATTATGAGGGACCTGGAAAATCCCGATATGCTAGTCCCTCCAAAAACAGATGCTGGACTTATTCCAAATCTAAGATTCTCTTTTTCTGATACACATATGACCTTAAATAAAGGCGGATGGTCACGAGAAATTACTGTGCGTGATTTGCCAATTGCTAAGACATTGGCAGGGGTTAATATGAGTTTGACACCTGGTGGCGTGCGTGAGCTGCATTGGCACCAACAAGCAGAATGGTCCTATATGCTTCTAGGCCATGCCCGGATTACAGCAGTCGATCAAGATGGCAGAAATTTCATTGCAGATGTTGGGCCGGGAGATTTATGGTATTTTCCACCTGGAATTCCTCATTCCATACAGGGGCTTGAGGACGGCTGTGAATTTCTTCTAGTATTTGATGATGGTAATTTTTCAGATCTCAATACATTTTCAATATCTGATTGGTTTGCGCATACACCTAAAGAGGTGCTATCAGCCAATTTTGGTGTTCCGATTAGCGCTTTTAAACATATTCCAAATGAACAAGTCTATATTTATCAAGATAAAGTGCCAGGACCTATCGACACTCAAAAGGTAAAATCTCCATATGGTGAAGTTCCTCAAAGTTTTAAACATCGTCTACTTGCACAAACCCCCATTCAAACACCAGGAGGCAGTGTTAGAATTGTAGATTCCTCTAACTTTCCTATTTCCCAAAATATTGCGGCAGCACTTGTAGAAATTGAGCCTGGTGGAATGCGAGAATTACATTGGCACCCGAATAATGATGAATGGCAATATTACCTACAAGGAAAGGGGCGTATGACAGTGTTTGCCGCTAATGGTGCGGCCAGAACATTTGATTACCGTGCGGGGGATGTCGGTTATGTGCCGTTTGCCAACGGTCATTATATTGAGAATACTGGAACAGAAACATTATGGTTCCTCGAAATGTTTAAAAGCAATCGTTTCCAGGATGTGTCGTTAAATCAATGGATGGCGTTAACTCCATCTGAGCTAGTGCAAAGCAATTTACAAGTTGGTCCGGAGCTCCTCAAGGTATTGCGAAAGGAAAAATGGCCAGTTGTAAAATATCCTGGATTTTCCTATTATCCAAGGTAA
- a CDS encoding MFS transporter, with translation MNNQRWLSQNFFAFFITWGIFLPYWTGWLVDVKHLTVSQASVVMGCGLLARATSNLFFFPTLAKYVHNKRLITILATGALITTFLYLPSTSFSMLLIVTILFSIFYPALLPAVESSAATLVQHGNVHYGKSRSYGSFGFVIAVLIISMLTGVFGKDIIFWSMVLGLIGMLLMQQLATPKELLMVPTKEQRAKSLSMKTLWTIKGFPIVLFIVILLQGAHASYYSYGYIYLGDLHVDPFYMGMIINIAVICEILYFMKADTLFTKWRSSSLLLLAASGSSLRWLLIYLFPNVWVFIASQTLHAMSFALAHFAFIGYLTKTLPKEQIPNAQGLYSALAMGLSTAILTFLGGYLYEISPGLSFGAMLICTVPAIAIVLATRNKYQY, from the coding sequence ATGAATAATCAACGATGGCTTTCTCAGAATTTCTTTGCATTTTTTATTACTTGGGGTATTTTCTTGCCTTATTGGACAGGCTGGCTCGTAGATGTCAAGCATCTAACTGTCTCACAGGCTAGTGTTGTGATGGGCTGTGGTCTTTTAGCTCGAGCTACTTCAAATCTGTTTTTCTTCCCAACCCTTGCTAAGTATGTACACAATAAACGACTTATTACAATTCTTGCGACTGGCGCACTTATAACAACTTTCCTTTACTTACCGAGCACAAGCTTTAGTATGCTTTTAATTGTTACTATTTTATTTAGCATTTTTTACCCAGCTCTTCTACCTGCCGTTGAAAGTAGTGCCGCTACATTAGTCCAGCATGGAAATGTTCACTATGGTAAAAGTCGTTCATATGGATCTTTTGGCTTTGTTATTGCGGTGTTAATTATTAGTATGCTGACAGGTGTATTTGGCAAGGATATTATTTTTTGGAGTATGGTTCTTGGTCTTATCGGTATGCTGTTGATGCAGCAGCTAGCGACACCAAAAGAATTGCTTATGGTACCAACAAAAGAACAACGAGCAAAATCGCTGTCGATGAAAACACTATGGACTATTAAAGGCTTCCCTATTGTTTTATTCATCGTCATCCTATTACAAGGCGCACATGCTTCGTATTATAGCTACGGTTATATATATTTAGGTGATTTACATGTCGATCCATTTTATATGGGGATGATTATAAACATAGCGGTTATTTGTGAAATCCTATACTTTATGAAGGCAGATACATTATTTACAAAATGGCGCTCATCCTCTTTATTGCTTTTAGCAGCAAGTGGCTCCTCCTTACGTTGGTTACTTATTTATCTTTTTCCTAATGTTTGGGTATTCATCGCGTCACAAACCTTGCATGCAATGTCATTTGCCCTGGCGCATTTTGCCTTTATTGGCTATTTGACTAAAACATTACCAAAGGAACAAATTCCAAATGCACAAGGACTTTATTCTGCCTTAGCAATGGGATTAAGTACAGCCATTCTTACATTTTTAGGCGGTTATTTATACGAAATTTCTCCTGGTCTATCCTTTGGCGCGATGCTGATTTGTACGGTTCCGGCTATTGCTATTGTGCTTGCGACTCGAAATAAATATCAATACTAA
- a CDS encoding alpha/beta fold hydrolase — translation MPFCHVSKANIYYEIIGEGIPIVMLHGYSPDHRLMKGCMEPIFIEREGWKRIYIDLPGMGETTDYEVINNSDEMLEAVKEVIHSLIPNEPYLLVGESYGGYLVRGIMRDNEEEILGAAFICPLIIPEKQRRTVPKQRIILSDKEFISTLTKQELEDYSSHLVVLDEHHCNRYMNEVVAGQEKADVNFLEKIQQNYSFSFPVDETLFEKPCLFLLGKQDSMVGYKDAFDIIEKFPRASFTILDKAGHNLQIEQANLFNSLIDEWLDRVVEFTD, via the coding sequence ATGCCATTTTGCCACGTTAGTAAGGCTAATATTTACTATGAAATAATTGGAGAGGGTATACCAATCGTTATGCTTCATGGATATTCGCCAGATCATAGATTAATGAAGGGGTGTATGGAGCCCATTTTTATCGAAAGGGAAGGCTGGAAACGAATCTATATTGACCTTCCAGGAATGGGAGAGACGACAGACTATGAAGTAATTAATAATTCAGATGAGATGTTAGAGGCTGTAAAAGAGGTAATTCATTCCTTAATACCAAATGAACCCTATCTTTTAGTAGGGGAATCCTATGGCGGTTATTTAGTTCGAGGCATTATGAGGGATAATGAAGAAGAAATTTTAGGGGCTGCATTTATTTGTCCGTTAATTATTCCAGAAAAACAAAGAAGAACAGTACCAAAGCAAAGGATTATTCTATCCGATAAAGAATTTATATCGACATTGACGAAGCAGGAGCTAGAAGATTATAGCTCACATCTAGTTGTTTTAGATGAACATCATTGTAACCGATACATGAATGAGGTAGTAGCAGGACAAGAAAAAGCTGACGTGAACTTTTTGGAAAAAATTCAGCAAAACTATAGCTTTTCCTTTCCTGTTGATGAAACGTTATTTGAAAAACCTTGCTTATTTTTGCTAGGCAAACAAGATTCTATGGTTGGATATAAGGATGCATTTGATATTATAGAAAAATTTCCAAGAGCAAGCTTCACAATTTTAGATAAGGCAGGTCATAATTTGCAAATTGAACAAGCTAATTTGTTCAATAGCCTTATTGATGAATGGTTGGATAGAGTAGTGGAATTTACCGATTAA